One region of Emys orbicularis isolate rEmyOrb1 chromosome 4, rEmyOrb1.hap1, whole genome shotgun sequence genomic DNA includes:
- the LOC135877010 gene encoding membrane-spanning 4-domains subfamily A member 15-like, which translates to MAAPGNTANGVLLFMPPNSAGIIHQDQGVSGAISQNPEMMQCGPQFTVMNPGNQPLGSMYPGSPAEQVAQLRKVGMMEIFLKAQPKTLGAIQILIGLIHIGFGGVSTIFIKYIYVSGIVGYPFWGGIFFIISGSLSVAAENRGNICLVKSSQGMNRTSALFSAIGIILFLTELIFNASHYDHKDEEYRWLNAGKGITVMLLLLSILEFSIAVSTSYFASQAICYTPNTAMLFRPYAANENFGVPSAPMPPPPPYTNEAYDPKEETEQWAS; encoded by the exons ATGGCAGCACCAGGAAACACGGCCAATGGGGTGCTTCTGTTCATGCCCCCAAACAGTGCTGGCATCATCCACCAAGACCAAGGAGTCTCCGGTGCCATTTCCCAGAATCCTGAGATGATGCAATGTGGGCCTCAGTTCACAGTCATGAACCCTGGGAACCAACCTCTTGGGTCAATGTACCCCGGGAGTCCCGCTGAACAGGTCGCGCAGCTAAGGAAAGTAGGGATGATGGAGATATTCCTCAAAGCACAGCCCAAGACCCTGGGG GCCATCCAGATCTTGATTGGGCTGATACACATCGGCTTTGGAGGTGTCTCTACaattttcattaaatatatttACGTCTCTGGCATCGTGGGGTACCCGTTCTGGGGAGGAATTTTT TTCATCATTTCTGGATCCCTCTCGGTTGCAGCTGAGAATCGTGGCAACATCTGTCTG GTGAAAAGCAgccagggaatgaacaggactAGCGCCCTCTTCTCAGCCATTGGGATCATTCTCTTTCTAACGGAGCTGATTTTTAATGCGTCACATTATGACCACAAGGATGAGGAATACCGTTGGTTG AATGCTGGGAAGGGGATCACAGTCATGCTGCTCTTGTTGTCCATCCTGGAGTTCTCCATCGCTGTCTCAACCTCGTACTTTGCATCCCAAGCCATCTGCTATACCCCCAACACC GCCATGTTGTTCAGGCCATATGCTGCCAATGAAAACTTTGGGGTTCCCTCCGCACcaatgccccctccaccaccttaCACCAATGAGGCTTATGACCCCAAAGAAGAGACTGAGCAATGGGCCTCATAA